A stretch of the Argentina anserina chromosome 6, drPotAnse1.1, whole genome shotgun sequence genome encodes the following:
- the LOC126799822 gene encoding uncharacterized protein LOC126799822, with translation MNPENSDRDKEKGKRHKVDKTLAKWEKRNENFGFAKDGLVNGMRRSSRKGCMKGKGGPENLNYSYRGVRQRIWGKWVSEIRVPSSDTHGLASNKVSRLWLGTYNTADEAALAYDKAAKAMYGPVARLNFPESLETSMLDEPAESRDNASEFMDSAGVEPKQEDEVLDITVKEPVNKWHWEGNSTVKCELQMEDELVNNVVEAVDINNVRESVEECHSDPKYVKHELVTEDKFAKDDVEIQALAVENVRESEDVWPWEPNYVKCESENEDQLVANDVEVGAVTSKNVRENENVWHWEPKYVDCDLEIQDELLRSNVDVKRLDMNNVEEEKFQDEGYIGSSNHRHNIQLDSYLQIGKFDAFRDEKPYTNLDFPKLLSRYSDDHPSAELPNVKCNPKNDCNPSNDVIVDTPVLSKLEEKEFAVNPVILESGDNNLHNVPINAASNNLIANLGEYEKIVLPPNEFQGNIAETMKPNSHNGFGGNNTCLQEHDEQIDAAYSPGAGIKSSKDIKTQKEIDNNINHSHSSSFTEESGIELHNLPKQLQAEGSFDYMEEWSGVDFNLDWSSQNYFSGEFEENVLPDSWFSYPHRGSS, from the exons ATGAATCCCGAGAATTCAGACAG GGATAAAGAAAAGGGCAAGAGGCATAAAGTGGATAAGACTTTGGCTAAATGGGAGAAGAGGAATGAGAATTTTGGTTTTGCTAAAGATGGATTGGTGAATGGAATGCGTAGGTCGTCTAGGAAGGGTTGTATGAAAGGAAAAGGAGGGCCTGAGAATTTAAATTACAGTTATAGAGGTGTTAGGCAGAGGATTTGGGGAAAGTGGGTTTCTGAAATTCGAGTGCCGAGTAGTGATACACATGGTTTGGCGTCGAATAAGGTTAGTCGTCTGTGGCTTGGTACTTACAATACTGCTGATGAAGCTGCACTTGCTTATGATAAAGCTGCAAAGGCCATGTATGGTCCTGTGGCTAGGCTTAATTTTCCCGAATCTTTGGAGACATCCATGTTGGATGAGCCTGCAGAATCGCGCGATAATGCGTCTGAATTTATGGATAGTGCGGGTGTGGAGCCAAAGCAGGAAGATGAGGTACTTGATATAACTGTAAAAGAGCCTGTTAATAAATGGCATTGGGAAGGTAATAGTACTGTTAAATGTGAATTACAAATGGAGGATGAGCTTGTTAATAATGTTGTAGAAGCTGTGGATATCAACAATGTAAGGGAGTCTGTAGAGGAATGTCATTCAGACCCCAAGTATGTGAAACATGAATTGGTAACTGAGGACAAGTTTGCTAAAGATGACGTAGAAATTCAAGCACTGGCTGTCGAAAATGTAAGGGAGTCTGAAGATGTATGGCCTTGGGAACCTAATTATGTGAAATGTGAATCTGAAAATGAGGACCAGCTTGTTGCAAATGATGTTGAAGTTGGAGCAGTCACTTCAAAGAATGTAAGGGAGAATGAAAATGTGTGGCATTGGGAACCTAAGTATGTAGACTGTGATTTGGAAATTCAGGACGAGCTTCTTCGAAGTAATGTTGATGTTAAAAGACTTGATATGAACAATGTAGAAGAGGAGAAATTTCAAGATGAGGGTTACATTGGAAGCTCCAACCACAGACATAATATTCAGTTGGATAGTTATCTTCAGATTGGAAAGTTTGATGCATTCCGTGATGAGAAGCCTTATACTAATTTGGACTTTCCGAAGCTTCTTTCAAGGTACAGTGATGATCACCCAAGTGCTGAGCTTCCAAATGTGAAATGCAATCCCAAAAATGATTGCAACCCTTCAAATGATGTTATAGTTGACACACCAGTATTGAGCAAACTGGAGGAGAAGGAATTTGCTGTGAATCCTGTGATTCTGGAATCTGGAGACAACAATCTGCATAATGTACCAATAAATGCCGCTAGCAACAATCTGATAGCTAATTTGGGTGAATATGAAAAGATTGTACTGCCTCCTAATGAATTTCAGGGTAATATTGCAGAAACTATGAAACCAAATAGCCATAATGGCTTTGGTGGTAACAATACTTGCTTGCAGGAACATGATGAACAGATAGATGCGGCATACAGTCCAGGAGCTGGCATCAAGTCTTCAAAAGATATTAAAACACAGAAGGAGATCGACAATAATATTAACCACTCGCATAGTTCCTCTTTTACTGAAGAATCTGGCATTGAGCTACATAATCTCCCTAAGCAGTTGCAGGCAGAAGGCAGCTTTGATTATATGGAGGAATGGTCAGGTGTGGATTTTAATCTAGATTGGTCAAGCCAAAATTACTTTTCGGGTGAATTTGAAGAGAATGTATTGCCCGATTCATGGTTCTCATACCCTCACAGAGGCTCTAGCTGA
- the LOC126798289 gene encoding protein trichome birefringence-like 35, protein MKLWNRKKAHFPLLVFVFSLFLVFSILHNERSILQVQDHRDRAPTHQIPVTYVKPNQNHLPEVLDRFSTCNSTREYSGRKIAWTDNLKPEYGGGKESLESCDVFSGKWVYDKSSYPLYNESECPYMSDQLACHKHGRSDLDYQYWRWQPHNCNLKRWNVIDMWEKLRGKRLMFVGDSLNRGQWISMVCLLQTVIPKDKSSMSPNAALTIFRAKEYNATVEFLWAPLLVESNSDDPVNHRLDDRIIRPDSVLKHAAIWENADILIFNSYLWWRQGPVKLLWSTEARSVCEELDGMGAMELAMGAWADWASKVDPLKKRVFFVTMSPTHLWSREWKPGHEGNCYNEKSPIELEGYWGSGSDLPTMSMVDNILTKLSSKVSVLNITQLSEYRKDGHPSIYRKFWEALKPEQLSNPASYSDCIHWCLPGVPDVWNELLYHFL, encoded by the exons ATGAAGTTGTGGAACAGAAAGAAGGCCCATTTTCCTCTACTGGTTTTTGTCTTCTCTCTGTTCCTGGTCTTCTCAATTCTGCACAATGAACGCAGCATATTGCAAGTTCAAGACCACCGAGATCGTGCTCCTACTCATCAAATTCCAGTCACTTATGTAAAGCCGAATCAAAACCATCTTCCAG AGGTTTTGGATAGATTCAGTACATGCAACTCCACCAGAGAGTACAGTGGGAGGAAAATAGCCTGGACCGATAATCTTAAGCCGGAGTACGGTGGCGGAAAGGAGAGTTTGGAGAGCTGTGACGTTTTTTCCGGCAAATGGGTGTATGATAAATCTTCGTATCCGCTGTACAATGAATCGGAGTGCCCTTACATGTCAGACCAGTTGGCCTGCCACAAACATGGAAGGTCTGATTTGGATTATCAGTATTGGAGATGGCAACCCCATAATTGCAACTTGAAGAG ATGGAATGTGATTGACATGTGGGAGAAGTTGAGGGGTAAAAGATTGATGTTTGTAGGGGATTCATTAAACAGAGGGCAATGGATATCAATGGTTTGCTTGTTGCAAACAGTGATTCCAAAGGATAAGAGTTCCATGTCACCAAATGCGGCTCTTACCATTTTCCGAGCAAAG GAATACAATGCTACCGTGGAATTTCTTTGGGCCCCTCTTCTTGTAGAATCAAATTCTGATGACCCAGTGAATCACAGATTGGATGATCGAATAATCCGTCCAGATTCAGTTCTTAAGCACGCAGCAATATGGGAGAATGCAGACATATTGATTTTCAATTCCTATCTATGGTGGAGACAAGGCCCAGTTAAGCTTTT ATGGAGCACTGAAGCAAGATCTGTGTGTGAAGAATTAGATGGTATGGGAGCCATGGAATTGGCCATGGGGGCTTGGGCAGACTGGGCTTCTAAAGTTGATCCCCTCAAGAAGCGAGTCTTCTTTGTCACAATGTCTCCAACACATCTCTG GAGTCGAGAGTGGAAGCCAGGACATGAAGGCAACTGTTACAATGAGAAGTCCCCCATTGAGTTGGAGGGCTACTGGGGAAGTGGCTCCGATCTTCCTACTATGAGTATGGTGGACAATATCCTCACTAAATTGAGTTCGAAGGTCTCAGTTCTCAACATTACTCAACTATCAGAGTATCGGAAAGATGGCCATCCTTCCATATACCGGAAATTTTGGGAGGCACTAAAGCCTGAACAATTGTCTAACCCGGCGAGTTACTCTGATTGCATACATTGGTGCTTGCCTGgtgtacctgatgtttggaaCGAGTTGCTGTACCATTTTTTGTAA
- the LOC126798803 gene encoding protein DETOXIFICATION 44, chloroplastic produces the protein MATSALSLSHQLLCIYSSETNQSYKPQPLTRIPKRAVGLRTLLKSTSSKHNSTSLQSSPEDPKPTIKPKRPDPSPPSESSLFDSPLFISLRRLRDESFTYDGIVVDILSIALPAALALAADPITSLVDTAFVGHLGSVELAAVGVSASVFNLVSKLFNVPLLNITTSFVAEEQGLVGKAEDGSQQIGDDFQGEKQSKKFLSSASTSLALAASIGIAEAVALFLGSGVMMDAMGISADSPMRIPAEQFLSLRAFGAPPIVIALAAQGTFRGFKDTKTPLYAICAGNLLNAVLDGILIFIFNLGIGGAAVATVISEYLIAAILLSKLSTQILFIPTSIDGRRIVRYLKSGGLLIGRTLAVVITTTLATSMAAREGPVPMAGHQICIEVWLAVSLLTDALALAGQTLLASGYSQKNYEEARQVVYKVLQLGSVMGIGLAGILFISFKPFSGLFSTDTEVLAIAWSGILFVAGSQPFNAIAFVLDGLYYGVSDFEFAAYSMVLVGLASSIFILLAAPAFGLAGIWAGLFLFMALRVIAGIWRLGTKSGPWKLVWDQTELET, from the exons ATGGCGACTAGtgctctctcgctctctcacCAACTCCTCTGTATATATTCATCTGAAACCAACCAATCATATAAACCACAACCCCTCACCAGAATCCCAAAACGCGCCGTCGGACTCCGCACCCTCCTCAAATCCACGTCCTCCAAGCACAACTCCACTTCACTTCAGAGTTCGCCGGAAGACCCAAAACCCACTATCAAACCCAAACGACCCGACCCGAGTCCGCCTTCCGAGTCGTCCCTCTTCGATTCACCTTTATTCATCAGCCTTCGTCGGTTAAG AGATGAGAGTTTCACGTATGATGGGATTGTGGTGGACATTTTATCAATTGCATTACCTGCTGCTTTAGCTCTGGCTGCTGATCCCATCACCTCTTTGGTTGATACAGCCTTTGTTGGGCATTTAG GATCTGTGGAATTGGCAGCAGTTGGTGTGTCAGCTTCGGTGTTCAATTTAGTCTCGAAATTGTTTAACGTTCCGTTGCTGAACATTACCACATCTTTCGTGGCGGAAGAGCAGGGATTAGTTGGCAAGGCTGAGGATGGTTCTCAACAGATTGGTGATG ATTTCCAGGGTGAGAAGCAAAGCAAGAAGTTCCTATCCTCGGCATCAACTTCATTGGCTCTTGCAGCTAGCATTGGCATTGCTGAAGCTGTTGCCCTTTTTCTTGGTTCTGGTGTCATGATGGATGCCATGGGTATATCTGCT GATTCACCAATGCGAATACCTGCTGAGCagtttctttctctaaggGCATTTGGTGCCCCACCCATTGTAATTGCACTCGCTGCACAAGGAACATTTCGTGGATTTAAGGACACTAAGACACCTTTGTATGCCATCT GTGCTGGAAATCTGCTTAATGCTGTACTGGATGGtatattgatatttatttttaatctcGGCATTGGTGGTGCTGCAGTCGCTACTGTGATTTCTGA GTATTTGATCGCTGCTATTCTTTTGTCGAAATTGAGCACCCAAATATTATTTATCCCTACTAGTATTGATGGAAGAAGAATTGTCCGTTATCTCAAATCTG GGGGTCTTCTTATTGGCAGAACCTTAGCAGTGGTTATAACCACGACACTAGCCACATCCATGGCAGCAAGGGAGGGTCCTGTACCTATGGCTGGTCATCAGATTTGCATTGAAGTTTGGCTAGCAGTGTCGTTGCTTACTGATGCATTAGCTCTTGCTGGTCAG ACACTTCTTGCCAGTGGTTATTCACAAAAGAATTATGAAGAAGCACGCCAAGTGGTTTACAAAGTTTTACAG CTCGGTTCAGTGATGGGCATTGGTTTGGCTGGCATATTATTTATCAGTTTTAAACCGTTTTCTGGCCTATTCAGTACAGACACAGAAGTCCTAGCGATTGCATGGTCTGGTATACTG TTTGTTGCTGGATCTCAGCCGTTTAATGCTATAGCATTTGTTCTTGATGGGCTGTACTATGGAGTTTCGGACTTTGAATTTGCTGCTTATTCGATG GTGCTAGTAGGACTGGCTTCTTCCATCTTCATACTTTTGGCTGCCCCTGCTTTTGGTCTTGCTGGAATTTGGGCGGGGTTATTTCTGTTCATGGCATTGCGTGTAATAGCTGGAATTTGGAG GTTGGGTACGAAAAGTGGACCATGGAAACTGGTCTGGGAtcaaacggagttggaaactTAG
- the LOC126798521 gene encoding uncharacterized protein LOC126798521 yields the protein MEDPSVEKIAISGPALASMIQRFSTSSSSVDGLIFGHVTLLAPTLSDDDSSSSSSSSTLIATITSFFCSSSSLSFYSPSGRVDSPSLRRLAQSQSPSSHLLGWFSGRRRSHLRPSLREFAVSTSLTSNPSLSFPIQSSPPPITSLKPSLFLLFASPISDQAIHTHEYRAYQFRSSARSFEPKSIDIVNIGPAFRGHYDAFSPRSQFPALPCELRISPMNVDRGEESLGQLKKGLKAQSELDMCAEGLEVSSLSRLMGSEAVSYTCGVEDLYEKMLAKIESLARQVEHSSAKIREQEDHNRKLRYKAARTAGL from the exons ATGGAAGATCCCTCCGTAGAGAAAATTGCCATCTCCGGCCCCGCCCTGGCCTCCATGATCCAACGCttctccacctcctcctcctccgtcgACGGCTTAATCTTCGGCCACGTCACCCTCCTCGCCCCTACTCTCTCCGACGACgactcttcctcctcctcctcctcctccaccctcATCGCCACCATCACCTCCTTCTtctgctcctcctcctccctctCCTTCTACTCCCCCTCCGGCCGCGTCGACTCTCCCTCCCTCCGCCGCCTCGCCCAGTCCCAATCCCCCTCCTCCCACCTCCTCGGCTGGTTCTCCGGCCGCCGCCGCTCCCACCTCCGCCCCTCCCTCCGCGAATTCGCCGTCTCCACCTCCCTAACCTCCAACCCTAGCCTCTCCTTCCCGATCCAAAGCTCTCCGCCGCCGATCACCTCCCTCAAACCCTcgctcttcctcctcttcgcTTCTCCGATCTCCGATCAGGCGATCCACACCCACGAGTACCGCGCCTACCAGTTCCGGTCATCAGCTCGCTCGTTCGAGCCGAAGTCGATCGACATTGTCAACATCGGCCCGGCGTTCCGCGGCCACTACGACGCCTTCAGCCCGAGATCGCAGTTCCCGGCGCTGCCGTGTGAGCTGAGAATTTCGCCGATGAATGTGGACCGGGGAGAAGAGAGCTTAGGGCAGCTGAAGAAGGGGTTGAAGGCTCAGAGTGAGCTGGATATGTGCGCCGAGGGGCTGGAGGTGAGTAGCTTGAGTCGGCTGATGGGGTCGGAGGCGGTGAGTTACACTTGTGGTGTGGAGGACTTGTATGAGAAGATGCTTGCCAAGATCGAAAGCTTGGCTAGGCAAGTGGAGCACAGCTCGGCGAAGATTCGAGAGCAG GAAGATCATAATAGGAAATTGCGGTATAAAGCTGCTAGGACTGCTGGATTGTAG